Proteins encoded within one genomic window of Oryza glaberrima chromosome 12, OglaRS2, whole genome shotgun sequence:
- the LOC127757969 gene encoding patatin-like protein 1 translates to MLRFTSARLLRPWCHRLYHSGSAAAGSVAGERVTVLTIDGGGIRGIIPGKVLEFLETELQRLDGPDARLADYFDYIAGTSTGGLITAMLATPKEDGDGRRRPMFAAGEICPFYQEHGPRIFPQRWSKLASTVAAVWGPKYDGRYLRDMVQEVLGKTTVRDTLTNVVIPTFDVRLLQPVIFSTYDAKNSTLKNARLSDVCIGTSAAPTYLPAHYFETHDAASGETREYNLIDGGVAANNPTMVAMTMITEEMIAEEKAPLLLTKPPEKECGRFLVLSIGTGMTSDEGLYTAEKCSRWGALGWLRHRGMAPIIDIFMAGSSDMVDIHVGVKFQLFHSEGNYLRIQEDQEDSLRSTAAALDEATPGNMRNLVGVGERMLEQQVTRVNVETGRYEKVPDEGSNADALVRMARTLSEEKTARLQRRMDEVTTAASATGF, encoded by the exons ATGCTTCGATTCACCTCTGCACGTCTCCTCCGGCCATGGTGCCACCGTCTCTACCAtagcggcagcgccgccgccggcagtgTCGCCGGCGAGAGGGTGACGGTGCTGAccatcgatggcggcggcatcCGGGGCATCATCCCGGGGAAGGTGCTCGAGTTCTTGGAGACCGAGCTCCAGCGGCTTGACGGGCCAGATGCGAGGCTGGCCGACTACTTCGACTACATCGCCGGCACGAGCACCGGCGGGCTGATCACCGCGATGCTCGCCACGCCCAAAGAGGACGgagacggacggcggcggccgatgTTCGCCGCCGGTGAGATTTGCCCGTTCTACCAGGAGCACGGCCCACGCATCTTCCCCCAGAGGTGGAGCAAGCtcgcctccaccgtcgccgcggtGTGGGGGCCCAAGTACGACGGCAGGTACCTCCGCGACATGGTCCAGGAGGTGCTCGGCAAAACGACGGTGCGCGACACGCTCACCAATGTCGTCATCCCCACCTTCGACGTCCGGCTGCTCCAGCCCGTCATCTTCTCCACATacgac GCGAAGAACTCGACTCTGAAGAACGCGCGGCTCTCCGACGTCTGCATCggcacgtcggcggcgccgacgtACCTCCCCGCGCACTACTTCGAGACACACGACGCCGCCAGCGGCGAAACGCGCGAGTACAACctcatcgacggcggcgtcgccgccaacAATCCT ACGATGGTAGCCATGACGATGATCACGGAGGAGATGATAGCGGAGGAGAAGGCGCCGCTGCTCCTGACGAAGCCGCCGGAGAAGGAGTGCGGCCGGTTCCTCGTGCTGTCCATCGGCACCGGAATGACCTCCGACGAGGGGCTGTACACGGCGGAGAAGTGCTCCCGGTGGGGGGCGCTCGGGTGGCTGCGGCACAGGGGGATGGCACCCATCATCGACATCTTCATGGCGGGGAGCTCCGACATGGTCGACATCCACGTCGGCGTCAAGTTCCAGCTGTTCCACAGCGAGGGGAACTACCTCCGCATCCAGGAGGACCAGGAGGACTCGCTCAGAagcaccgcggcggcgctggacgaGGCCACGCCGGGGAACATGAGgaacctcgtcggcgtcggcgagcgcaTGCTGGAGCAGCAGGTGACGAGGGTCAACGTGGAGACCGGGAGGTACGAGAAGGTGCCCGACGAGGGGAGCAACGCCGACGCGCTCGTCAGGATGGCCAGGACGCTCTCCGAGGAGAAGACGGCGAGGCTGCAGCGGCGGATGGACGaagtgacgacggcggcgagtgcCACTGGGTTTTAG